A window from uncultured Desulfobacter sp. encodes these proteins:
- a CDS encoding inositol-3-phosphate synthase — MGNKRGLLFIGLCGHLSTVAMAGAMAIANKICPPTGMISTTEKCSHISFTDFDDIVFGGWDIRSNKDAFGAIKDTGIEDIEQLYQLTKNVKSIQENSFPGIILNAGEAISDISEQRHIFETANLSEAVKKIQNDIARFRKKNDLTQLVVINLTSTEPPVKDPSLSDTVENISNMIRENKIECVRPSFLYAYAAITSGCGYVNFTPSQGGFSHGLVELAQKHRVPVMGNDGKTGETLVKSALAPMFATRNLEVLSWEGYNILGNTDGKVLQNQENGASKIKSKDRLLPHILGYTPHSKVSIDYVPSLGDRKTAWDFIHFQGFLNTKMSMQFIWQGCDSVLAAPLVLDLARFAFLALDRGESGVMTHMASFFKSPWGIDEHALSKQFSLLEEYCSSIKS; from the coding sequence ATGGGTAATAAACGTGGACTGCTTTTCATCGGACTGTGCGGTCATCTGTCAACAGTTGCCATGGCTGGGGCCATGGCCATTGCAAATAAAATCTGCCCGCCCACGGGAATGATCTCAACCACAGAGAAGTGCAGCCATATTTCCTTTACAGATTTTGATGATATTGTTTTTGGTGGGTGGGATATCCGATCAAACAAGGATGCCTTTGGTGCCATCAAAGATACCGGCATAGAAGATATTGAGCAGCTGTATCAGTTAACGAAGAACGTAAAATCCATCCAGGAGAATTCGTTTCCCGGTATCATCCTCAATGCGGGGGAGGCCATTTCAGATATTTCAGAACAGCGACATATTTTTGAAACCGCCAACCTGTCCGAAGCCGTTAAAAAGATACAGAACGATATTGCCCGGTTCAGAAAGAAAAATGATCTGACTCAGCTTGTGGTCATCAATTTAACCTCTACAGAGCCGCCGGTCAAAGATCCATCCCTGTCTGACACGGTTGAAAACATTTCCAACATGATCCGGGAAAATAAAATTGAATGCGTCCGACCCAGTTTCCTTTATGCCTATGCCGCCATCACATCCGGCTGCGGGTATGTCAATTTTACCCCGTCCCAGGGCGGATTTTCCCACGGCCTGGTGGAATTGGCCCAAAAGCACAGGGTCCCGGTGATGGGAAATGATGGGAAAACCGGAGAGACACTGGTAAAATCAGCGCTTGCCCCCATGTTTGCCACGCGGAATCTGGAGGTGCTCAGCTGGGAAGGGTATAATATTCTCGGCAACACCGACGGCAAAGTCCTGCAGAACCAGGAGAACGGGGCCTCAAAAATCAAAAGCAAGGATCGACTCCTGCCCCATATCCTCGGATATACCCCCCATTCAAAGGTATCCATTGATTACGTTCCCTCTCTGGGCGACCGAAAAACGGCATGGGATTTCATTCATTTCCAGGGCTTTTTGAACACAAAAATGAGCATGCAGTTTATCTGGCAGGGATGCGATTCGGTACTGGCCGCCCCATTGGTTCTTGATCTGGCCAGATTTGCCTTCCTGGCCCTTGACCGAGGGGAGTCCGGTGTGATGACACACATGGCTTCATTTTTTAAATCCCCCTGGGGCATTGATGAACATGCCCTATCAAAACAGTTCTCACTGCTGGAGGAATATTGCAGTTCGATTAAATCTTGA